In one window of Candidatus Binatia bacterium DNA:
- a CDS encoding acyl-CoA dehydrogenase family protein, whose translation MDFEPLERVEQTRCEFRRWLMAHQSACAEWRGLRHSQDMGARVEFLRAWQRALQQERWVAVHFPEEVGGRGASLLEHLAVQQELARADGPPLVNGAAVSIFAPTLLVFGTPAQRQRYLPPLLSAEELWCLGFSEPNAGSDLASLRTRAEQRGDVFVVNGQKVWTTYAKQADYGLFLVRTGPQAAPHKGISCLILPMRSAGVTVRPLREITGDSDFNEVFLENVQVPVTNLVGELHNGWQVILTALGHERGTLLLVDHVRRQVELEELRRWLQSSGRAGDPLVRQRFAEFWTEVAIMGFHGLALVSDLQHGRTPTDVSLLKLYGSELAQRFLDFALTAQGPYAQLWRGDERVLRDGAWQHAWLMARAMTIASGTSEIQRNIIAQRLLGLPRG comes from the coding sequence ATGGATTTTGAACCCCTCGAACGCGTGGAGCAAACCCGCTGTGAGTTTCGCCGGTGGCTCATGGCGCACCAAAGTGCGTGCGCGGAGTGGAGAGGCTTGCGCCACAGCCAGGACATGGGCGCGCGGGTGGAGTTTCTCCGCGCCTGGCAGAGGGCCTTGCAACAAGAGCGTTGGGTCGCCGTCCACTTTCCAGAGGAAGTCGGCGGACGAGGGGCTTCGCTGCTCGAGCACTTGGCTGTGCAGCAAGAATTAGCGCGTGCTGATGGACCTCCACTGGTGAACGGTGCGGCCGTCAGCATTTTCGCTCCCACCTTGCTCGTGTTCGGCACTCCTGCACAGCGCCAGCGGTATCTACCGCCGCTGTTGTCCGCCGAGGAACTCTGGTGCCTCGGCTTCTCCGAACCCAATGCTGGCTCGGATTTAGCCTCCCTCCGAACACGCGCCGAGCAGCGTGGAGATGTTTTTGTGGTCAACGGTCAGAAGGTGTGGACGACTTATGCCAAGCAAGCCGATTACGGGCTCTTTCTCGTGCGTACCGGCCCGCAGGCCGCTCCACACAAGGGCATTAGCTGCCTGATTTTGCCCATGCGCAGTGCAGGAGTAACTGTGCGGCCGCTGCGTGAAATTACCGGAGACAGCGACTTTAACGAAGTGTTCCTTGAAAATGTGCAAGTGCCGGTCACCAACTTGGTCGGCGAATTGCACAATGGATGGCAAGTCATTCTCACCGCGCTCGGCCACGAGCGCGGTACGTTGTTGCTCGTCGATCACGTGCGGCGGCAAGTAGAGCTCGAAGAGTTACGCCGATGGTTGCAGTCCAGCGGTCGGGCAGGTGATCCACTCGTACGCCAGCGCTTTGCCGAGTTTTGGACCGAGGTGGCAATTATGGGCTTTCACGGCCTAGCGCTGGTCAGCGACCTACAACACGGCCGCACGCCCACCGATGTGTCGCTCCTTAAGCTTTATGGATCAGAGCTCGCCCAGCGCTTTCTCGACTTCGCCCTGACCGCACAGGGACCCTACGCCCAACTGTGGCGAGGAGACGAACGGGTGCTGCGCGACGGCGCGTGGCAGCATGCCTGGCTGATGGCCCGGGCCATGACAATCGCGTCCGGCACTTCGGAAATCCAGCGCAACATCATCGCCCAGCGCCTTTTGGGGTTACCCCGCGGGTGA
- a CDS encoding SDR family NAD(P)-dependent oxidoreductase yields the protein MLLEGRVAVVTGAGRGVGRGIALELARNGAKVVVNDLGCGVDGQGKAEDPAMQVVEEIRAMGGQAVPNYDSVASFEGAKRIIDTALENFGRIDILVNNAGILRDRTMVKMTEEDFDAVIAVHLKGTWNCGRHAIPHMREQNYGRIINITSSAGLRGNFGQSNYGAAKAGIMGLTLCWALELARYGITVNAMAPAGLTRMVATMPGMENKEPPHEMHPDRNAPMVAFLASEKAAHVNGQIFGRRGYGFTLFQQLRPIAMMYKPGGLTAEEIAANFDGVFLEHLQPIGIPQLRRDDNKKEEKKEEKK from the coding sequence ATGCTGCTGGAAGGTCGAGTTGCTGTAGTCACTGGAGCGGGCCGCGGCGTGGGTCGCGGTATTGCTTTGGAGTTAGCGCGCAACGGAGCCAAGGTCGTTGTGAACGACCTCGGGTGTGGGGTCGATGGCCAAGGGAAGGCAGAAGACCCGGCCATGCAAGTGGTGGAAGAGATTCGCGCGATGGGCGGGCAGGCGGTGCCCAACTACGACTCCGTGGCTTCGTTCGAAGGGGCCAAGCGGATTATCGATACGGCGCTCGAAAATTTTGGCAGGATCGACATCCTTGTGAACAATGCCGGTATTTTGCGTGACCGCACGATGGTGAAAATGACGGAGGAGGATTTCGACGCGGTCATTGCCGTCCATCTCAAGGGAACGTGGAATTGCGGCCGGCACGCGATCCCGCACATGCGCGAACAAAACTACGGCCGCATCATCAATATCACTTCGAGCGCGGGGCTGCGGGGGAATTTCGGGCAAAGCAATTACGGGGCGGCGAAGGCTGGGATCATGGGCCTGACCCTGTGTTGGGCGCTGGAGCTTGCTCGCTACGGCATCACCGTGAACGCAATGGCGCCAGCTGGCCTCACCCGAATGGTGGCAACGATGCCGGGAATGGAAAACAAGGAGCCGCCGCACGAAATGCACCCGGATCGCAATGCCCCCATGGTGGCGTTTCTCGCATCGGAAAAAGCCGCCCATGTGAACGGCCAAATTTTTGGGCGGCGGGGGTACGGATTTACCCTGTTCCAGCAACTGCGGCCGATTGCCATGATGTACAAGCCGGGAGGGCTCACGGCCGAGGAAATTGCGGCCAACTTCGATGGGGTCTTCCTCGAACATTTGCAGCCCATTGGCATCCCGCAGTTGCGTCGCGACGACAACAAAAAGGAAGAGAAAAAGGAAGAAAAGAAGTAG
- a CDS encoding nuclear transport factor 2 family protein: MKPLPLQRWHTGVEARSLAEIEELLEDEAVFFSPIVFTPQRGRELVKLYLAGAMQVIANENFRYVKEIVGPHSAVLEFETTIDGVYVNGVDILTWDDAGKLVEIKVMLRPLKAIQLVHERMAAMLAALQSDSAQCQAR; this comes from the coding sequence ATGAAGCCATTACCACTGCAACGCTGGCATACGGGTGTGGAGGCGCGATCACTGGCCGAGATTGAGGAGTTGTTGGAGGACGAGGCGGTGTTCTTTTCGCCGATCGTCTTCACTCCGCAACGGGGAAGAGAGCTCGTGAAGCTGTACCTTGCGGGCGCCATGCAAGTCATTGCCAATGAGAACTTCCGCTACGTGAAAGAAATTGTCGGCCCTCATAGTGCGGTGTTGGAATTCGAGACCACGATCGACGGTGTATACGTCAACGGAGTCGACATCCTCACCTGGGACGACGCCGGTAAGCTCGTGGAAATCAAGGTGATGCTGCGGCCCCTCAAAGCGATCCAGCTCGTGCACGAACGCATGGCAGCCATGCTCGCCGCACTGCAGAGCGACTCGGCCCAGTGTCAGGCTCGATAG
- a CDS encoding OB-fold domain-containing protein: MREVGIRSQAAYIPMLRLSLGAISGGRKASGGSGERAVVYFDEDPVTMAVAAGMACLEGIDRTEVDALYFASTSYPYREKQGAALIAKALDLRRDVMTADLTDSTRAGTAAVRAAMDAVRAGSARNALVIAADARPAPPRSPLERNFGDAAAAFLIGGDDLAAVFEEQVFLAEEIIDVWRTEWDRFVRSWEDRFVVERGYSENIVEAIRALLKKTGTAPGDFSKLVAYTPDARSLAGVARATGFEAKTQVQDALFGKVGNCGAAFAPLLLAAALEQARDGERLLWANYGDGADAMLVRTTDKVASLGKRRGVQWHLARRREFADYDRYLNYRNLYPSESDRRAGQGVSATVHYRDRNEDIAFHGYRCRRCRTEQFPFQRVCFQCFARDDFDEIRLAERHGKVMSYTFDYFAGSPDPPLIVTTIEIDGGARVYLQMTDATPTEVKLDMPVEFTFRKIHEYGGTPNYFWKCTPVRNIAW; encoded by the coding sequence ATGCGTGAAGTAGGAATTCGGTCGCAAGCCGCCTACATCCCCATGTTGCGCTTGTCGCTGGGGGCGATCAGCGGCGGGCGCAAGGCCAGTGGCGGGAGTGGCGAGCGGGCAGTGGTGTACTTTGATGAAGATCCCGTCACCATGGCCGTGGCAGCCGGTATGGCTTGTCTTGAGGGAATCGACCGCACGGAGGTGGACGCTCTTTATTTTGCTTCTACCTCCTACCCGTACCGGGAGAAGCAAGGAGCGGCATTAATTGCCAAGGCTTTGGATTTGCGCCGCGATGTGATGACTGCGGACCTGACGGACTCCACGCGTGCGGGCACCGCAGCGGTTCGGGCTGCGATGGATGCGGTGCGGGCTGGCAGTGCCCGCAATGCCCTGGTGATTGCGGCGGACGCGCGCCCGGCTCCTCCCCGGAGCCCACTGGAACGCAACTTCGGTGATGCTGCAGCCGCCTTTTTGATCGGGGGCGACGACCTTGCAGCGGTGTTCGAAGAGCAGGTGTTCCTGGCTGAAGAGATCATCGATGTGTGGCGCACGGAGTGGGATCGCTTCGTGCGCTCGTGGGAAGACCGCTTTGTCGTGGAACGCGGCTACAGCGAAAACATCGTTGAGGCCATTCGCGCCCTGTTGAAGAAAACTGGAACCGCGCCGGGAGATTTCTCGAAGCTCGTAGCGTACACCCCGGATGCCCGCAGCTTGGCGGGTGTGGCACGGGCGACCGGGTTCGAGGCGAAGACCCAGGTGCAAGATGCGCTGTTTGGCAAGGTGGGAAACTGCGGGGCCGCCTTTGCTCCGCTGCTGCTGGCCGCGGCCTTAGAACAAGCTCGTGACGGCGAGCGTTTGCTGTGGGCGAATTATGGCGACGGGGCCGATGCAATGCTGGTGCGTACTACCGACAAGGTAGCGAGTTTGGGTAAACGTCGTGGCGTGCAGTGGCACCTGGCGCGGCGGCGCGAGTTCGCGGACTACGACCGCTATTTGAATTACCGGAACCTTTACCCAAGCGAGAGCGACCGGCGCGCCGGCCAAGGTGTGTCGGCAACGGTGCATTATCGTGACCGCAACGAGGACATCGCTTTCCACGGTTACCGCTGCCGCCGCTGTCGGACGGAGCAGTTCCCGTTTCAGCGAGTCTGCTTTCAGTGTTTTGCGCGCGACGACTTCGACGAAATCCGCTTGGCGGAGCGCCACGGGAAGGTGATGTCGTATACGTTCGACTATTTCGCAGGCAGCCCTGACCCACCGTTGATCGTAACGACCATTGAAATTGACGGCGGCGCGAGGGTGTACTTGCAAATGACCGATGCCACACCGACAGAGGTCAAGCTGGATATGCCCGTGGAGTTCACCTTTCGGAAGATTCACGAGTATGGGGGCACGCCCAACTATTTTTGGAAGTGTACCCCGGTCAGGAATATCGCCTGGTAA
- the tatA gene encoding twin-arginine translocase TatA/TatE family subunit has protein sequence MFGLGVPELIIILVVALIIFGPGKLPEIGGALGRGIRDFKRSFEGRDEEPKKVENNGEKGGPAA, from the coding sequence ATGTTTGGATTAGGGGTTCCCGAACTCATCATCATCCTGGTGGTGGCGTTGATTATCTTTGGGCCGGGTAAACTTCCGGAGATTGGGGGAGCACTCGGCCGTGGTATCCGCGACTTCAAGCGCAGCTTTGAAGGTCGAGACGAAGAGCCGAAAAAAGTCGAGAACAACGGCGAAAAAGGCGGCCCTGCGGCGTAG
- a CDS encoding ACT domain-containing protein, with amino-acid sequence MKRWFALSAIGPDRPGIVADLAELIYECDCNLEDSSMTVLGSEFAVLLLLTGEGEDLERRLSSACKRLEWEKRLTVFFRPLEGEPVPYRLATGARPYALQATGVDKAGIVARIARVLAEHGVNITKMETTSRPEPGTGTPIYQMSIAMDVPARTDEARLRADLERAAAELLIDVQLEPVQATATR; translated from the coding sequence ATGAAGCGTTGGTTTGCTTTATCGGCAATCGGACCCGATCGCCCCGGAATCGTCGCGGATCTAGCGGAGCTCATTTATGAGTGTGACTGCAACCTCGAAGACTCCAGCATGACCGTTTTGGGCAGCGAATTTGCCGTGTTGCTGTTGCTCACGGGCGAGGGAGAAGACTTGGAGCGGCGGTTGTCGTCGGCATGTAAGCGCTTGGAGTGGGAGAAACGCCTCACCGTCTTCTTCCGGCCGCTCGAAGGGGAACCCGTGCCCTACCGTTTGGCTACAGGGGCCCGGCCTTACGCGTTGCAGGCGACCGGTGTGGACAAGGCAGGAATCGTGGCGCGCATCGCCCGTGTGCTGGCCGAGCACGGGGTGAACATCACCAAAATGGAAACAACGTCGCGCCCGGAGCCGGGTACCGGGACACCGATTTACCAAATGTCGATTGCCATGGATGTGCCGGCGCGCACAGACGAAGCGAGGCTGCGCGCCGATCTCGAGCGGGCTGCGGCGGAACTCCTCATCGATGTACAGCTCGAGCCCGTGCAAGCCACGGCCACACGGTAG
- a CDS encoding FkbM family methyltransferase, which produces MKERLRPLKALRALRYARQVANWPDVFRAYLRNRDVQRLVLRSGVRWQAHGNVPLMGLFNEVWRHDCYRLRQAPLAGEATVIDIGANVGVFAVLVATELRARRVYAFEPSPQAADDLAANVAANKLEDKVFIRRMAVAGSRDTRAFAVTESQVMNRIVASGEANKQAVLVPTTTLEAIFRDEGIEWCDFLKVDCEGSEYEIVLTAPDWVLRRVGRIALEWHRVKGHGPWEIAERLRRTDFKVEVDERPGAWLGYIFATGVA; this is translated from the coding sequence GTGAAAGAAAGGCTGCGTCCGCTCAAGGCGCTGAGAGCCCTGCGTTACGCGCGGCAAGTGGCCAATTGGCCGGATGTGTTTCGCGCCTACCTCCGCAACCGCGATGTGCAACGTTTAGTGCTGCGGAGCGGAGTGCGATGGCAAGCCCACGGGAATGTGCCGTTGATGGGGCTCTTTAACGAAGTGTGGCGGCACGATTGTTACCGCCTTCGCCAAGCGCCGCTTGCGGGGGAGGCCACGGTCATCGACATCGGCGCCAACGTCGGCGTATTTGCGGTGCTCGTGGCCACGGAACTTCGAGCGCGTCGGGTTTATGCCTTTGAACCAAGCCCTCAAGCTGCCGATGACCTAGCTGCGAACGTGGCAGCGAATAAGCTCGAGGACAAGGTTTTCATCCGCCGCATGGCCGTGGCCGGATCCCGTGACACGCGCGCGTTCGCTGTGACCGAGTCGCAGGTTATGAATCGCATCGTTGCCTCAGGTGAAGCCAACAAACAGGCAGTGCTAGTGCCCACCACCACGCTCGAGGCCATCTTTCGGGACGAAGGAATCGAATGGTGCGATTTCCTGAAGGTGGACTGCGAGGGGTCTGAATATGAGATCGTTTTAACCGCGCCCGACTGGGTATTGAGGAGGGTTGGCCGGATCGCCCTGGAATGGCATCGCGTGAAGGGGCATGGTCCGTGGGAGATTGCAGAAAGATTGCGGCGCACGGACTTCAAGGTCGAGGTGGATGAGCGCCCCGGCGCGTGGCTGGGCTACATTTTCGCAACGGGCGTCGCCTGA